A single window of Ananas comosus cultivar F153 linkage group 19, ASM154086v1, whole genome shotgun sequence DNA harbors:
- the LOC109724693 gene encoding cysteine-rich receptor-like protein kinase 10 isoform X2, with protein sequence MSLCTYLLVKYIKKRTGRRIRGSINNASSTSETADLSPSADTLGNDIDDPVSPDSPMCIFEIIAASTDNFKDKNKLGEGGFGPVYKGRLSNGEEIAVKRLSKHSSQGINEFRNEVELISKLQHRNLVRLLGCCVKGEEKLLIYEFMSNKSLAVFLFDETKQGMLDWKRRYNIVEGVARGLLYLHRDSRLKIIHRDLKASNILLDDQFNPKISDFGTARIFGGDQTRETTSRVIGTIGYMSPEYAMEGQISDKSDVFSFGVLLLEIVSGKRNNYFLHDDQALNLVGYAWTLWAENRILELIDPSLGDSWDYKEVCKCIKVGLLCVQEYPIDRPNMSLVVSMLNSDTILPDPKRAAFFAGRSNSEAVPSTNAYETSSVNGLTITNIDSR encoded by the exons ATGTCCCTCTGTACATATTTGTTAGTGAAGTATATCAAGAAACGAACAG GAAGGAGAATAAGAGGATCAATCAATAATGCTTCATCCACATCAGAAACTGCAGATCTTTCACCATCTGCAGACACACTTGGAAATGATATAGATGACCCAGTAAGCCCAGACTCACCAATGTGTATTTTCGAGATCATAGCAGCATCAACAGATAACTTTAAGGACAAAAACAAGCTTGGCGAAGGAGGTTTCGGTCCAGTCTACAAG GGAAGGCTTTCAAATGGAGAAGAAATAGCCGTGAAAAGACTCTCGAAGCATTCTAGCCAAGGAATAAACGAATTCAGGAATGAGGTGGAACTGATATCAAAACTACAACACAGGAACTTAGTAAGGCTGTTGGGTTGCTGTGTCAAGGGAGAAGAGAAGCTACTGATCTATGAGTTCATGAGCAACAAGAGTTTGGCTGTGTTTCTCTTTG ATGAAACGAAGCAAGGAATGTTGGACTGGAAAAGGCGCTACAACATTGTTGAAGGGGTAGCTCGAGGGCTATTATATCTTCACCGGGACTCTAGATTGAAGATAATACATCGAGATCTCAAGGCAAGCAACATTCTACTTGATGATCAATTTAATCCAAAAATCTCTGACTTTGGCACAGCAAGGATTTTCGGTGGAGATCAGACTCGAGAAACGACAAGTAGAGTTATCGGAACAAT TGGATACATGTCTCCCGAGTATGCAATGGAAGGCCAAATTTCTGATAAATCCGACGTTTTCAGCTTTGGTGTTTTACTTTTGGAGATCGTCAGCGGCAAGCGAAACAACTACTTTCTACATGATGACCAAGCTCTGAACCTTGTGGGCTAC GCATGGACGCTGTGGGCGGAAAACAGAATCCTTGAGTTAATCGATCCTTCACTAGGTGACTCTTGGGATTATAAGGAAGTGTGCAAGTGCATCAAAGTCGGGCTTTTGTGTGTACAAGAGTACCCAATAGACAGGCCAAATATGTCTTTGGTTGTCTCGATGTTGAATAGCGATACAATTCTTCCTGATCCGAAGCGAGCCGCTTTCTTTGCAGGAAGAAGCAACTCAGAAGCAGTACCATCAACAAACGCCTATGAGACATCATCTGTGAATGGTCTAACCATTACCAACATAGACAGCAGGTGA
- the LOC109724693 gene encoding cysteine-rich receptor-like protein kinase 10 isoform X1, protein MSLCTYLLVKYIKKRTAGRRIRGSINNASSTSETADLSPSADTLGNDIDDPVSPDSPMCIFEIIAASTDNFKDKNKLGEGGFGPVYKGRLSNGEEIAVKRLSKHSSQGINEFRNEVELISKLQHRNLVRLLGCCVKGEEKLLIYEFMSNKSLAVFLFDETKQGMLDWKRRYNIVEGVARGLLYLHRDSRLKIIHRDLKASNILLDDQFNPKISDFGTARIFGGDQTRETTSRVIGTIGYMSPEYAMEGQISDKSDVFSFGVLLLEIVSGKRNNYFLHDDQALNLVGYAWTLWAENRILELIDPSLGDSWDYKEVCKCIKVGLLCVQEYPIDRPNMSLVVSMLNSDTILPDPKRAAFFAGRSNSEAVPSTNAYETSSVNGLTITNIDSR, encoded by the exons ATGTCCCTCTGTACATATTTGTTAGTGAAGTATATCAAGAAACGAACAG CAGGAAGGAGAATAAGAGGATCAATCAATAATGCTTCATCCACATCAGAAACTGCAGATCTTTCACCATCTGCAGACACACTTGGAAATGATATAGATGACCCAGTAAGCCCAGACTCACCAATGTGTATTTTCGAGATCATAGCAGCATCAACAGATAACTTTAAGGACAAAAACAAGCTTGGCGAAGGAGGTTTCGGTCCAGTCTACAAG GGAAGGCTTTCAAATGGAGAAGAAATAGCCGTGAAAAGACTCTCGAAGCATTCTAGCCAAGGAATAAACGAATTCAGGAATGAGGTGGAACTGATATCAAAACTACAACACAGGAACTTAGTAAGGCTGTTGGGTTGCTGTGTCAAGGGAGAAGAGAAGCTACTGATCTATGAGTTCATGAGCAACAAGAGTTTGGCTGTGTTTCTCTTTG ATGAAACGAAGCAAGGAATGTTGGACTGGAAAAGGCGCTACAACATTGTTGAAGGGGTAGCTCGAGGGCTATTATATCTTCACCGGGACTCTAGATTGAAGATAATACATCGAGATCTCAAGGCAAGCAACATTCTACTTGATGATCAATTTAATCCAAAAATCTCTGACTTTGGCACAGCAAGGATTTTCGGTGGAGATCAGACTCGAGAAACGACAAGTAGAGTTATCGGAACAAT TGGATACATGTCTCCCGAGTATGCAATGGAAGGCCAAATTTCTGATAAATCCGACGTTTTCAGCTTTGGTGTTTTACTTTTGGAGATCGTCAGCGGCAAGCGAAACAACTACTTTCTACATGATGACCAAGCTCTGAACCTTGTGGGCTAC GCATGGACGCTGTGGGCGGAAAACAGAATCCTTGAGTTAATCGATCCTTCACTAGGTGACTCTTGGGATTATAAGGAAGTGTGCAAGTGCATCAAAGTCGGGCTTTTGTGTGTACAAGAGTACCCAATAGACAGGCCAAATATGTCTTTGGTTGTCTCGATGTTGAATAGCGATACAATTCTTCCTGATCCGAAGCGAGCCGCTTTCTTTGCAGGAAGAAGCAACTCAGAAGCAGTACCATCAACAAACGCCTATGAGACATCATCTGTGAATGGTCTAACCATTACCAACATAGACAGCAGGTGA